The DNA segment CGTGGTGATCATTGCCACGATCGTTACCATGGGGTACGCCTTTTGATGCGTCGCTAAGCGCTCACTGTTGCAGATGCCGAGATGGTCACGTTTCTTTCCGTCGAGCAAATAATTGGACTGTCCGCACGGATCCGTTGACTCCGGTGCCGAGACAAAAGACCTAGCGTGTGAGCCCCGAACGAACTCACTGCGTGCCTGCCGCGACCAGGCGGCGTGTAAGTATGTTACGCGATGCACCGGCCAATCCATTGGGGCGCTTCGGGACTTTTGAAACAAAAGGACACCGCTAAGCTATTGAAAATAATGAAGTAATAAACTAGACTCGCGTGCTCGCGACCTGCGGCGTGATCCGGTGGCTGCACGACCGAGGCCGGCGATAGTCGCAGCTCCCGGCGATTCGACCTGCGTTGTCGAGCACATCGCCCATTTCTGGATTCGCCGCACCATGCGGCACCGACGTTTTAAGTCCATCATTTACGCTAGGCCATATTAGCTTACCCATTCGCCGCGATTTCGTGGCATGCTTGCAACAGTATGCCCGGAAATCCAGAACTTTGACTTGCGGCACTACGCACTTGCCGTCGGTTCACGTAAGGTCTCGCTCGAAATAAGATAAACATCGGGGCTACCTTTGGGCATTTTTCGCGTCCTGTTGGGCGTGCCAGCATTTTTTTTGATGGCCGCATTGGGCGGCTGCGGGTGGATGTCGGTGACCGGTCCGTCCGCCACCGATATATTATCAGGCCAGCACGACCCGGTGAGCGTCAACTACGCAGTCGTCAAGGTCACCCCGAAAGTCATCGAGGTTCAATCCAGAAACCTGCCGCGGTTGACTGCGTTTAGGGAGAATCAGCGGCCGCGCGATATTACTTTCGGGATCGGCGATATATTGGGCGTCACGATCTTCGAAGCCGCTTCAGGAGGTCTCTTCATTCCTGCCGAGGGCGGAGTGCGACCGGGAAATTTTGTTACCATTCCCAATCAAGCCGTCGATATCCACGGCAACATTTCGATCCCCTACGCGGGCTCCGTCCGTGCGAACGGACGCACCCAGGTCGAAGTGCAGGACGCCATCGTGACTGCCCTCAAGAACCGCGCGATCGAGCCACAAGTCGTTGTGTCCTTGGTCGAACAGAAAACGTCCATGATCAGCATCCTGGGCGAAGGACGCTCGGCGCGGATTCCAGCGACCGCCACCCCTGAGCGTATGCTTGACGTCATCAGCCGAGCCGGGTTGGTGGCGACCGCCGGGACTGCGACCGGGGCCGCCGGGGCGGAAACCTGGGTGATTCTGGAGCGAAACGGTCGGCGCGCGATTGCCCCCTTTGGGGCACTCGTTTACGAGTCAGCCAACAATATTTACGTGCATCCCAACGATACAATCTACTTGTATCGGGAGCCACAGACCTTCCTGAGCTTCGGTGCCGTCGGTACGCAGCAGCAGGTTCCATTTGGGACCTGGCGGCTTTCGCTCGCGGAAGCGATCAGCAAGGCCGGCGGTCTTCTCGATGTCCAGGCTGACCCTGCCTCCGTGTTCCTCTATCGCGGTGAAGCGCGCGACGTCGCCGAAGCGATGGGGATCGACTGCAGGCCCTACGAAGGCCCCGTCATTCCCGTGATCTATACGATCAACCTGCGCGATCCTGCCGGCTATTTCCTGGCGAGCTCGTTTGAAATGCGCAACAAAGATATCCTCTACGTCTCGAATGCGTTCTCGGTCGAATCCACCAAGTTCATGACCTGGCTCACCACGGTCAACACCACCATCCAGGGTCCAATAACCACCGCGACCAGCGCCTATGGCTTGCGCAACATCATCCAAGGCGCAGGAGCGGTACCCAGCGTCATAACCGCCGGCGCGACTACAGTTACAACACCGTAGATTCAGCGCCGGTCAAACTCAGTCCCGAGGCTACTGCTGGCCAAATTCTCCGACATTCTCAATCGCGCGACGTTAACACCAACATATCGCAGAAAAACGAGTTTATCCACGCGACCAAGCTAAGGTTGGTCAACGTTCAAGGACGCACGCAGGTCCTGGTCAGACAGGAGGCTTTCAAAATATGCGATTGTTTGGACGAGACCTTCCTTGAGTTTCGTCCGCGGCGTCCAGGATAGCGCTTGTTTGGCTTTGGAGATATCTGGACGCCGCTGGCGCGGATCATCTTGGGGAAGTGGTTTGTGGATAATCTGGGAGGATGAACCGGTCAGACTGACGACGGATGATGCTAACTCAAGAATCGAGAACTCATCGGGATTGCCAATGTTTACTGGGCCCGTGACGTCATTTGTGGTCCCCATTAGGCTTATTAGCCCTCCGACTAGGTCATCCACGTAGCAGAAAGATCGCGTTTGAGCGCCGTCGCCGTAGATCGTGATGTTGTGACCAAGCAAGGCTTGTACAATGAAATTCGAAACGACGCGCCCATCATTGGGATGCATGCGCGGTCCATACGTGTTGAAGATGCGAGCGACCTTGATGTTTAAATTGTTCTGGCGGCGATAAGCGAAGAACAAGCTCTCCGCGCAGCGCTTGCCTTCGTCATAACAGGCTCGTATTCCGATCGGATTGACGTTGCCCCAATATTCCTCGGTCTGAGGATGAACGCTCGGATCACCATAGACCTCTGACGTTGAAGCCTGCAATATCTTGGCATTTACGCGCTTGGCGAGGCCAAGCATGTTGATCGCGCCGTGCACGCTGGTCTTGATCGTCTGCACCGGATCGTGCTGGTAGTGCACGGGCGACGCCGGACATGCGAGATTGTAGATTTCATCGACCTCGACGTATAGTGGAAACGTGACGTCGTGGCGGATCAGCTCAAAATTCTTGTGCTCGAGCAGCGACTCCACGTTCCTGCGTGCGCCGGTAAAAAAGTTGTCGACGCAGAGTACCTGTGCCCCCTCCTTGATCAGCCGCTCGCATAAGTGAGAACCAAGGAAACCCGCGCCGCCGGTGACAAGAATTCGTTTTTCTAAATGCATCCGCCACACTTGCTGTTTTCAGGCCGCTTCGGCTTTGAAGTTCTGCTCCCCAAGCCAGCCGCCTGCATTTGACCGCTATATTTCTAATAATTGGAAACTATTTTTTTCAATATCTCACGCCAAAGTCAATAAAATGTCGTTCTAATAGTGAACGGGATCGCCGGCCCTGGGGCAGCTCAACGCTCGCATGGTAATTCATCATGGATCCATCTTGCGGCAATTAACCATGATGGGTCCCCACCCAGCATCGAACAAAGCATTCCCGCCTCGACCGAAAGAGGTTAGACAGGCAACGCTGAAAAGGTTTCGAGTATCGTATGGATGATGATCGCCGCGTCATTATTGTAGGCAGCGGACCAGCAGGCGCGATGGCGGCGTATCAGCTGGTGCGTAACGGCATTCCAGTAACGATGCTGGAAACCGGCGCCGACATACAACGCGGCACGCTCGTCAGGATGGCCGGAAGAAACCTCTATCGACATCTTCCGCAAATGACGAAGCCGACCGGGTTCGTCGTCACCGGTGACCCACAGACCAACCTCGAATACAACTACGCCCTGGGAGGTCTTTCAAATCAGTGGACGGGTGCCGTTCCACGCTTCTGCGCAGAAGATTTCACTGCGGGTGAGCAGGTTCACGAAAAATACCGCTGGCCGGTTAACTACCACGATCTCGCCCCGTTCTACGAAATTGCCGAAAGGACAATGCAGGTCACCGCGGACCCCAGTGATGTCCCAAATCTGCCCGCCGGCTATTGTGACTATAGACACAAGTTGCCGGAAGATTGGCAGTCCGTTCGGCGGGCCGCGCTGAAAATTGGACAAGGTTTCACGACAATGCCCCTTGCCGACGGGCCGCCATTTCTCTTCCTGCGGCGCGGCACCTCATTCAACAGCTACTCGAAATTACTTGCGATACTTCGCGGGGAGCCCGGTTTCAAGCTGATAACAAAAGCCCACGCATTAAGGCTGGAATGGGATGGAACGAAAAAAAAGGCTGTTGCCGCTATCTATTGCGACCAGCAGACCGCGGCGCATCATCGCATAAGAGCGAACTCATTTATTGTGGCGTGCGGACCGATGAATTCTCCCAAGCTGCTGTTCAATTCAACTAGCAGCGATCATCCAAACGGCATGGGTAACGGCGCCGGCCTGCTCGGTAAATATCTTCACGATCACCCCCGTGAGTGGTGGGCAGTTGATGTAGACGCCCCACTTACTTCATTATCGCCGCCTGCCTATTTAACTCGCCTCCCCCATGCCTCGTCGGATCCACTACTTGCTTCGTCGTGGACGCTCGGCGCGTTCGGAACAATAGGTAAAATAAAGAGCCGGGTTGGACGAAAGACGACTTATTTCGGAGTACAGGTCTTCGGAACAATGGTGCCGGAAGAGAAGTACTATGTCGGTCCGGCGAAGGAGGAGAAAGACCAATTTGGTTTTCCCGCTCTTGAAGTTCACATCAGCTTCGATGAAAACGTCCTGAACAACATGGTCAGAGCGCGCAAGCACCTAATGCAACTGATGCAAGATGCCGGGCATAGGGGGACGATCAGGGACATCGTCCCGACGCTTGTTCCCGGAACAGCAAAACACTATGGCGGGGCGACCCGCATGCATACTTCGCCCAAGTTCGGCGTAACAGACTGCTTTAACCGGCTCCATGGAATCCCAAATGTTCTGGTTGTCGATGCCGGTTGTTTCACGACCGGCGTGGAGAAAAATCCCACTCTGACCGTGATGGCGCTGGCCGCACGCGCGGCAGACCGCCTTGCCCGTGACCTGAAGGCCATGTGAACGGAGAACGGATTGCGCTACAGAGAGTTTGGCAAAACGGGGTGGCGTGTTTCCGAGATTGGATTTGGCGGAGCGCGTATCGGAGGGCTCCTTGCCGAAGACGGCGGTAGGGCCGCGTCGCTGAGGACGCTGGAGGCAGCCTACGACGCGGGGATAAATTTCTACGACACCGCAGACATGTACTCGCAAGGTGAAAGCGAGATCCTTGTTGGCAAGGCCTTTCGCAAAATGCGCGATAAGGTTTTGATAGCCACCAAGGGCGGCTACTGCCTTCCAGGACAGAAGAGACTTATTCAACTCATCAAGCCATTCGCAAAGCCCATTGTCCGGGCAATCGGCTTACGGCGCAATGCTATTCCTGAAGCTTTGTCGGGTACGGTTTCACAGGATTTCTCTCCCGGTCATATCAGAAAGGCCGTAGAGGCATCTTTGCGGCGACTGCAGTCCGACCACATTGATCTGTACCAGATCCATAGCCCGCCGCGAGATGAACTTCTCGGTGCCACGCTCCAGGATACGTTGGGACTTCTCGCGCGTCTGAAGGTGGAGGGTAAAATTCGCGAATATGGAATTGCACTCGACTCTGCTGAAGATGCTGTTCACTGCTTGGGTTTGCAGGGGATTGCCAGCCTGCAAATGCCCTTCGGGTTGATGGATCTGGAGGCGTTGGACGGCGTGCTTGATAGAGTTGCGGAGCGTCAATGTGGAGTCATCGCGCGAGGGTGTTTCGGTGCAGGCGCAATGAAACCGTCGCTATCCGAATCGGATCTACGTGCAATCGAACCAAAGTGGCCACGCGTTTTACGGATCAGGCAGCTCGCCGAGGGGATGCAGCGTTCACCGCTCGAAGCGGCGCTTCAGTTCTCGCTCGCCGTCAACAAAATCGCCGTCACCATACTGGGGATGCGCACCCCTCAACATCTCGCGGCCAACCTGCAGTACTACGCCGCAAAGCCATTGTCGACGCAAGAGAAGGATGAGCTGTTGAACCACCGACGCGAAGATATGTCACTTGAATCTGCAGCAGCGCATGAAAGCGACTAGTGAAAATTGGTCTAACCAAGGGCGTACCCGCCTCATTCTCGGCCGCCTTCGAGGTCAGCTAAGGTGACGAGCTAATCGTCGCGACGTTACCTCAGCTCCGGTCACGAAGCGGAACAGCGGACCAAAGCACATGAATGACAGCGGACCCGTAAAATGGAGACCCGGGACAGAAGATTCGAAATCAGCACTAAGAGTGGGCGCTCCCTCGATACAATCGATCCGATCTAATATTTCCGGAGTGAGAAACTTGAGGCGAGTTACATTGGCGTCGTAGCCAGTGCCCGCGATGACAAAATCTACCTCCACATTCCTTAGACTACCTTCCCCGTCCCTCAACTTGAGCTGCACGCGTTGACCAGCGTTGCCGGCCTCAACCACCTCGTGGCGCACATGGATCGGCACCTTCCCTAGTACACGATCTTTGATCCACCACGGTGACGCAGGCCCAAAATGACGTTTGACGAAACGCGTACGTCGTTCTCGTGGAAGCCTGTATACGATCAGAGGAAGTTGCTGAAGAATCCAGCTGTTTCTCCCAGCACCCAGCACCGTCATGGGATTCTTGATTCTCTCCCATAGAGGACGCTCCCGCGGAGTACGACCATGGAAGATGGCTTCCTGGCCGCGAACAAAGACTTCACTGCTACCCCCGGCCTCT comes from the Bradyrhizobium erythrophlei genome and includes:
- a CDS encoding polysaccharide biosynthesis/export family protein — its product is MSVTGPSATDILSGQHDPVSVNYAVVKVTPKVIEVQSRNLPRLTAFRENQRPRDITFGIGDILGVTIFEAASGGLFIPAEGGVRPGNFVTIPNQAVDIHGNISIPYAGSVRANGRTQVEVQDAIVTALKNRAIEPQVVVSLVEQKTSMISILGEGRSARIPATATPERMLDVISRAGLVATAGTATGAAGAETWVILERNGRRAIAPFGALVYESANNIYVHPNDTIYLYREPQTFLSFGAVGTQQQVPFGTWRLSLAEAISKAGGLLDVQADPASVFLYRGEARDVAEAMGIDCRPYEGPVIPVIYTINLRDPAGYFLASSFEMRNKDILYVSNAFSVESTKFMTWLTTVNTTIQGPITTATSAYGLRNIIQGAGAVPSVITAGATTVTTP
- a CDS encoding UDP-glucuronic acid decarboxylase family protein; the protein is MHLEKRILVTGGAGFLGSHLCERLIKEGAQVLCVDNFFTGARRNVESLLEHKNFELIRHDVTFPLYVEVDEIYNLACPASPVHYQHDPVQTIKTSVHGAINMLGLAKRVNAKILQASTSEVYGDPSVHPQTEEYWGNVNPIGIRACYDEGKRCAESLFFAYRRQNNLNIKVARIFNTYGPRMHPNDGRVVSNFIVQALLGHNITIYGDGAQTRSFCYVDDLVGGLISLMGTTNDVTGPVNIGNPDEFSILELASSVVSLTGSSSQIIHKPLPQDDPRQRRPDISKAKQALSWTPRTKLKEGLVQTIAYFESLLSDQDLRASLNVDQP
- a CDS encoding GMC oxidoreductase, coding for MDDDRRVIIVGSGPAGAMAAYQLVRNGIPVTMLETGADIQRGTLVRMAGRNLYRHLPQMTKPTGFVVTGDPQTNLEYNYALGGLSNQWTGAVPRFCAEDFTAGEQVHEKYRWPVNYHDLAPFYEIAERTMQVTADPSDVPNLPAGYCDYRHKLPEDWQSVRRAALKIGQGFTTMPLADGPPFLFLRRGTSFNSYSKLLAILRGEPGFKLITKAHALRLEWDGTKKKAVAAIYCDQQTAAHHRIRANSFIVACGPMNSPKLLFNSTSSDHPNGMGNGAGLLGKYLHDHPREWWAVDVDAPLTSLSPPAYLTRLPHASSDPLLASSWTLGAFGTIGKIKSRVGRKTTYFGVQVFGTMVPEEKYYVGPAKEEKDQFGFPALEVHISFDENVLNNMVRARKHLMQLMQDAGHRGTIRDIVPTLVPGTAKHYGGATRMHTSPKFGVTDCFNRLHGIPNVLVVDAGCFTTGVEKNPTLTVMALAARAADRLARDLKAM
- a CDS encoding aldo/keto reductase, with amino-acid sequence MRYREFGKTGWRVSEIGFGGARIGGLLAEDGGRAASLRTLEAAYDAGINFYDTADMYSQGESEILVGKAFRKMRDKVLIATKGGYCLPGQKRLIQLIKPFAKPIVRAIGLRRNAIPEALSGTVSQDFSPGHIRKAVEASLRRLQSDHIDLYQIHSPPRDELLGATLQDTLGLLARLKVEGKIREYGIALDSAEDAVHCLGLQGIASLQMPFGLMDLEALDGVLDRVAERQCGVIARGCFGAGAMKPSLSESDLRAIEPKWPRVLRIRQLAEGMQRSPLEAALQFSLAVNKIAVTILGMRTPQHLAANLQYYAAKPLSTQEKDELLNHRREDMSLESAAAHESD
- a CDS encoding NAD(P)-binding domain-containing protein, whose amino-acid sequence is MKSRTDVAIVGAGPYGLSLAAHLRARGVKYRIFGEPMRFWLNMPIGINLKSLAFATNIYVPKYGHSFPHWCRQHGLEDFEPCTMQSFSAYGLEMQKRFVPDVEEVLVTNVSLRPDGFELALSSGEHLHSRKVVVCTGLSGLAQIPDVLRELQSDRMRHTFDISDYSEFRNKTVAVIGAGSSAIEAGALVQEAGGSSEVFVRGQEAIFHGRTPRERPLWERIKNPMTVLGAGRNSWILQQLPLIVYRLPRERRTRFVKRHFGPASPWWIKDRVLGKVPIHVRHEVVEAGNAGQRVQLKLRDGEGSLRNVEVDFVIAGTGYDANVTRLKFLTPEILDRIDCIEGAPTLSADFESSVPGLHFTGPLSFMCFGPLFRFVTGAEVTSRRLARHLS